A single Methylobacterium sp. 17Sr1-1 DNA region contains:
- a CDS encoding sigma-54 dependent transcriptional regulator gives MDRLTPARILIVDDDPALREGLAETVSDLGHRPVLAASGAEALARVAADPGIAAVLLDLRMPGDLDGMAVLQRLRAGPRPPPVAVLTAFASAENTIEAMRLGAYDHLTKPVGRAELAGLIGGMLALSASAAADVPVPAAPSSLIGSSEAMRRVQKAVGLAADSDATVLLQGETGTGKEVAARTLHAHGRRRNRPFVPVNCAAIPADLLESELFGHLRGAFTGAIQDRPGAFREAEGGTLFLDEIGDMPPSMQAKILRALQERVVTPVGGRPAPVNVRVVAATHRDLPRLVAEGGFRQDLFYRLNVVPITLPPLRERLADILALAEHFLCASGAGPKRLGAEAAAALMRHPWPGNVRELRNVIERAAVLARGAVIGASDLGLSDPGLPGEAPGSDAALPAWLDGDLPGAVARLEEAMIRRALRASGGNRAQAAKSLGIQRQLLYAKIERYGLRDAEVSEYPTADVANPDGRTLA, from the coding sequence ATGGACCGCCTCACCCCCGCCCGCATCCTGATCGTCGACGACGACCCAGCCTTGCGCGAGGGGCTGGCCGAGACGGTGAGCGATCTCGGTCACCGCCCGGTCCTCGCGGCGTCGGGCGCCGAGGCGCTGGCGCGGGTGGCGGCCGATCCGGGGATCGCCGCGGTGCTCCTCGACCTGCGCATGCCCGGCGACCTCGACGGGATGGCGGTGCTCCAGCGCCTGCGCGCCGGGCCGCGTCCGCCGCCGGTCGCCGTGCTGACGGCCTTCGCCAGCGCCGAGAACACCATCGAGGCGATGCGGCTCGGCGCCTACGACCACCTGACGAAGCCGGTCGGCCGGGCCGAGCTCGCCGGGCTCATCGGCGGCATGCTGGCCCTCTCGGCCTCCGCGGCGGCGGACGTCCCGGTCCCGGCGGCGCCCTCGTCCCTGATCGGCTCCAGCGAGGCGATGCGGCGGGTCCAGAAGGCCGTGGGGCTCGCCGCCGACAGCGACGCGACGGTGCTGCTCCAGGGCGAGACCGGCACCGGCAAGGAGGTGGCGGCCCGTACCCTCCACGCCCATGGCCGGCGGCGCAACCGCCCCTTCGTGCCGGTGAACTGCGCGGCGATCCCCGCCGACCTCCTCGAGAGCGAGCTGTTCGGCCACCTGCGCGGCGCCTTCACGGGGGCGATCCAGGACCGGCCCGGCGCCTTCCGGGAGGCCGAGGGCGGCACGCTCTTCCTCGACGAGATCGGCGACATGCCCCCGTCGATGCAGGCCAAGATCCTGCGGGCGCTCCAGGAGCGGGTGGTGACGCCGGTCGGCGGCCGGCCCGCGCCGGTGAACGTCCGGGTGGTGGCGGCGACCCACCGCGACCTGCCGCGCCTCGTGGCGGAGGGCGGCTTCCGCCAGGACCTGTTCTACCGCCTCAACGTCGTGCCGATCACCCTGCCGCCCCTGCGCGAGCGCCTCGCCGACATCCTGGCGCTCGCCGAGCATTTCCTGTGCGCGAGCGGCGCCGGGCCGAAGCGCCTCGGGGCGGAGGCCGCTGCCGCGCTGATGCGGCATCCCTGGCCCGGCAACGTGCGCGAGTTGCGCAACGTGATCGAGCGGGCGGCGGTGCTGGCCCGCGGCGCGGTGATCGGAGCGAGCGATCTAGGCCTGTCGGATCCGGGTCTCCCGGGGGAGGCGCCGGGTTCGGACGCGGCCCTGCCGGCCTGGCTCGACGGCGACCTGCCGGGCGCGGTGGCGCGGCTCGAGGAGGCGATGATCCGCCGGGCCCTGCGCGCGAGCGGCGGCAACCGGGCGCAGGCCGCCAAGAGCCTCGGCATCCAGCGACAGCTCCTCTACGCCAAGATCGAACGCTACGGCCTGCGCGACGCCGAGGTGTCGGAATATCCGACGGCGGATGTCGCGAATCCCGACGGCCGCACCCTCGCATGA